The following coding sequences lie in one Danio rerio strain Tuebingen ecotype United States chromosome 3, GRCz12tu, whole genome shotgun sequence genomic window:
- the aldoaa gene encoding aldolase a, fructose-bisphosphate, a, giving the protein MPHAYPFLTPEQKKELSDIAQRIVAPGKGILAADESTGSVAKRFQSINAENTEENRRLYRQLLFTADDRVKPCIGGVILFHETLYQKTDDGKVFSDYLKERGMVVGIKVDKGVVPLAGTNGETTTQGLDGLYERCAQYKKDGADFAKWRCVLKITPTTPSRLAIIENANVLARYASICQMHGIVPIVEPEILPDGDHDLKRCQYVTEKVLAAVYKALSDHHVYLEGTLLKPNMVTAGHACSQKNTPQEIAMATVTALRRTVPPAVPGVTFLSGGQSEEEATLNLNAMNQCPLHRPWALTFSYGRALQASALKAWGGKKENGKACQEEFIKRALNNSQACVGKYVSSGDKGAAAGESLFVANHAY; this is encoded by the exons ATGCCTCACGCTTACCCATTCCTCACTCCAGAGCAGAAGAAGGAGCTGAGCGATATTGCTCAAAGGATTGTGGCCCCTGGCAAAGGCATCCTTGCTGCTGATGAGTCTACAG GTAGCGTGGCCAAGCGGTTCCAGAGCATCAATGCTGAGAACACAGAGGAGAACCGGAGGTTGTACCGCCAGCTTCTGTTCACGGCAGACGACCGCGTCAAGCCCTGCATCGGTGGCGTCATCCTCTTTCACGAGACCCTCTACCAGAAGACAGATGATGGCAAAGTGTTCTCGGACTACCTTAAGGAGAGGGGCATGGTAGTTGGCATCAAAGTGGACAAGGGTGTGGTTCCCCTTGCTGGCACCAATGGAGAGACCACCACACAAG GTCTGGATGGTCTGTACGAGCGTTGTGCTCAGTATAAGAAGGACGGGGCAGACTTTGCTAAGTGGAGGTGTGTGCTGAAGATCACTCCCACAACCCCTTCTAGACTGGCCATCATCGAGAACGCCAATGTTCTCGCACGCTACGCCAGCATCTGCCAGATG CATGGCATCGTTCCAATCGTTGAGCCTGAGATTCTGCCTGATGGTGACCACGACCTTAAGAGGTGCCAGTATGTGACTGAGAAGGTTCTGGCTGCTGTGTACAAGGCCCTGTCCGACCACCATGTCTACTTGGAGGGCACTCTGCTCAAACCCAACATGGTGACTGCAGGACACGCGTGTTCCCAGAAAAACACCCCTCAGGAGATCGCAATGGCCACAGTCACAGCTCTCCGTCGCACCGTTCCTCctgctgtgcccg GCGTCACCTTCCTGTCTGGAGGCCAGAGTGAGGAGGAGGCCACGCTCAACCTCAATGCCATGAACCAGTGTCCTCTTCACAGGCCCTGGGCTCTGACCTTCTCCTACGGTCGTGCACTGCAGGCATCTGCCCTCAAAGCCTGGGGTGGCAAGAAGGAGAACGGCAAGGCCTGCCAGGAGGAGTTCATAAAGAGAGCTCTT AACAACAGCCAGGCCTGTGTTGGAAAGTATGTGTCCTCGGGAGATAAGGGTGCTGCTGCTGGAGAGTCTCTCTTTGTGGCCAATCATGCCTACTAA